Proteins from one Mesotoga infera genomic window:
- a CDS encoding branched-chain amino acid ABC transporter permease encodes MLQDILQNIVSGASIGATYGLVGLGVVFLWLTISRINFANISSAMLGAYLFYTFYTMVKLGFFLSFVLSVGVIALYGLGLRIFIYEPIRKRGGGRLEFVVATLMLCTFWLNLIIVTYGALPKPFPPVFGGSKDFITIGSIRIPTLYLNIYLVIAALMVLIYFILNKTLIGKSFRAAAQNREAAALMGIDVKVTTSLSFVMATCVVGIAGILLAPIYFVSLELGGGSIGVKGFASAVLGGLTNPYGTILGGISLGLLENFSTLYISSTYRDIISFSVLVAVLILKPSGIFNWKGKKI; translated from the coding sequence ATGCTTCAAGACATTCTCCAGAATATTGTTTCAGGGGCTTCAATAGGTGCCACATACGGTCTTGTCGGACTGGGCGTCGTTTTCCTCTGGTTGACAATCTCCAGGATCAACTTCGCCAATATCTCATCGGCCATGCTGGGAGCCTATCTTTTCTACACATTCTACACGATGGTCAAGCTGGGGTTCTTTCTATCTTTCGTTCTGTCTGTAGGTGTTATAGCGCTTTACGGGCTCGGTCTCCGTATTTTCATATATGAACCTATAAGGAAGAGAGGCGGAGGAAGACTGGAATTTGTGGTTGCTACGCTAATGCTTTGCACTTTCTGGCTCAATTTGATAATTGTGACCTACGGGGCCCTCCCGAAACCCTTCCCCCCAGTATTTGGCGGTAGTAAAGACTTCATCACGATCGGTAGCATCAGGATTCCGACACTTTACCTGAATATTTATCTGGTGATCGCTGCACTGATGGTTCTGATATACTTCATCCTTAACAAAACTCTTATAGGAAAATCATTCCGCGCGGCGGCTCAAAACAGAGAGGCCGCGGCTCTTATGGGAATAGATGTAAAAGTGACCACTTCGCTTTCATTCGTCATGGCGACATGTGTTGTGGGAATCGCAGGTATTCTTCTCGCCCCCATCTACTTCGTATCTCTCGAACTGGGTGGAGGCTCGATCGGGGTAAAGGGCTTCGCTTCGGCCGTTCTCGGCGGACTGACCAACCCTTACGGAACGATACTCGGGGGAATCAGCCTGGGGCTTCTCGAGAACTTCTCGACCCTCTATATATCTTCGACCTACAGAGATATAATATCCTTCTCTGTTCTCGTTGCAGTGCTCATATTGAAGCCTTCCGGGATCTTCAACTGGAAGGGCAAGAAGATATAG
- a CDS encoding branched-chain amino acid ABC transporter permease produces the protein MKKLLFIAGAILAIILFPILNKNMYHLYLMNRALIHAILATGLVFLTGFAGQISLGQAGFYAIGAYSSAYFTVKLGMPIPVGIIIGIAISVLAGFLLSIPSFKLKAFFLSLVTIAFGQIVWMLVINLTPITGGPYGFFGIPFYSLGNKMLSFGQVFWIFGALLVLCVYIMFRIKHSHFGRAMLAMNDDDVATESCGISTKRLKIAAFGFAAGLAGLAGALYAHLAGFLSPEPFTFFESSNFVAMAVVGGLRHMSGGVVGGIGLTLLPEFLRFGGWENYYLMVTSLIVIVIIIFMPMGLGPILENLFRKTFRLKRSNTKTL, from the coding sequence ATGAAGAAGTTGCTTTTTATCGCGGGAGCAATCCTTGCAATAATACTCTTTCCGATCCTCAACAAGAATATGTATCACCTTTATCTTATGAACAGGGCTTTGATTCATGCCATCCTCGCGACTGGTCTCGTCTTTCTAACCGGCTTTGCCGGTCAGATTTCCCTCGGTCAGGCCGGATTCTACGCGATCGGCGCATACAGTTCGGCATATTTCACGGTAAAACTGGGCATGCCCATACCCGTCGGGATTATCATAGGGATCGCCATAAGCGTTCTGGCCGGTTTTTTGTTGAGCATTCCTTCGTTCAAGTTGAAGGCCTTTTTTCTTTCGCTTGTCACGATCGCCTTCGGGCAGATTGTGTGGATGCTGGTGATAAACCTCACGCCGATCACGGGAGGTCCTTACGGTTTCTTTGGAATTCCCTTCTATTCGTTGGGAAACAAGATGCTCTCCTTCGGCCAGGTCTTCTGGATTTTCGGAGCTCTACTCGTCCTCTGTGTTTATATAATGTTCAGAATAAAGCATTCTCACTTCGGTAGGGCGATGCTCGCAATGAACGACGATGACGTGGCCACAGAGAGCTGCGGCATTTCGACAAAGAGACTGAAAATCGCCGCCTTCGGTTTCGCTGCAGGTCTTGCCGGTCTTGCAGGGGCTCTTTACGCCCATCTGGCCGGATTTCTCTCTCCGGAGCCGTTCACGTTTTTCGAATCTTCCAACTTTGTGGCCATGGCCGTTGTCGGAGGCCTGAGACACATGAGCGGCGGGGTCGTCGGCGGTATAGGTTTAACGCTTCTCCCGGAGTTCCTGAGATTCGGTGGCTGGGAAAACTATTATCTGATGGTCACATCACTGATTGTCATAGTGATAATCATCTTCATGCCGATGGGACTGGGACCGATACTTGAAAACCTTTTCAGGAAGACCTTCAGGCTGAAGAGAAGCAACACAAAGACGTTGTAA
- a CDS encoding ABC transporter ATP-binding protein: MDILRTENMTKSFGGVVANNNLSIGIPEGKITALIGPNGSGKTTFINVVTGVHPITSGKVYFKDRDISGLDVNVISRMGIARTFQKIRLFENLSVIENVLVARKPFYKSGPISVVLNTPKFKREERDNREKALELLKLVGLEDKAYDSPTGMAYGLRRCLEIARALALEPQLLFLDEPAAGMTRDEFKVIMDLIIILKERGITTLLVEHTMDFIKAVADWVYVLNFGQVIAQGKFEEIERDPLVLKAYLGEE, translated from the coding sequence ATGGACATACTTAGAACAGAAAACATGACCAAGAGCTTCGGAGGGGTGGTCGCGAACAATAACCTTTCTATCGGAATCCCCGAAGGTAAAATAACGGCCCTGATCGGTCCGAACGGTTCCGGCAAGACGACATTTATAAATGTCGTCACGGGGGTACATCCCATAACCAGCGGAAAGGTCTATTTCAAGGATCGGGATATCTCCGGCCTGGATGTCAATGTGATAAGCAGAATGGGTATTGCGAGAACTTTCCAGAAGATTCGTCTGTTTGAGAATCTGTCGGTTATCGAAAATGTTCTCGTCGCGAGGAAGCCTTTCTATAAATCAGGTCCTATCAGCGTGGTTCTCAATACCCCGAAATTCAAGAGAGAGGAGAGGGATAATAGAGAGAAGGCTCTGGAACTTTTGAAACTCGTGGGACTGGAAGACAAAGCATACGATTCTCCAACGGGTATGGCGTACGGATTGAGACGATGTCTCGAAATAGCAAGAGCCCTGGCACTGGAACCGCAGCTTCTCTTCCTCGACGAACCGGCCGCTGGAATGACCAGGGATGAGTTCAAAGTGATAATGGATCTGATTATAATACTCAAAGAACGCGGAATTACAACTCTACTGGTGGAACATACCATGGACTTCATAAAGGCCGTGGCCGACTGGGTGTATGTGTTGAATTTCGGTCAGGTAATTGCACAGGGAAAGTTCGAAGAGATCGAAAGGGATCCGCTGGTCCTGAAAGCCTATCTGGGGGAGGAATAA
- a CDS encoding ABC transporter substrate-binding protein, whose translation MKLNKVLVLAIVLLLGVAALGATIKIALVAPFTGLGSILGDYIKMGAQLALEEINAAGGINGNMLEMLVYDDAANPSTAANVVRRALFQDNVVAVFGPNMSSAVIGVHPLAQQAKIPMLVGATSPSFRYTKIPNDFLFRLRADDEVKVVQLVKYAVEVLGIKKPGVIYGSTDYCLAALEVAKAEFPKYGVEIVAMEQIKEGDKDATGQLLKLKNAGFDGLIGLTHESEAAVTVNQLRQLQIDVPIIGFSAWGVPAFTDLAPEAAIGVYSVQGFNPVDPDPAVVAFVEAYKARWDGKEPSDPAQAYYDGMYLLAEAIKNVGTDGTKIAQYLATKANIFGVQGELKCDEHHNFTNVCLISQFDGKDWRIINKMF comes from the coding sequence ATGAAACTAAACAAAGTACTTGTACTGGCAATTGTCTTGCTTCTGGGAGTCGCAGCTTTGGGGGCAACGATCAAAATTGCTCTTGTAGCTCCTTTCACAGGGTTGGGTTCGATTCTGGGCGACTACATCAAAATGGGTGCGCAGCTTGCTCTCGAAGAAATTAACGCCGCCGGCGGCATCAACGGCAATATGCTCGAGATGCTTGTATATGACGATGCGGCCAATCCCAGCACCGCCGCAAACGTTGTTAGAAGAGCGCTCTTCCAGGATAATGTTGTTGCGGTATTTGGACCAAACATGAGCAGTGCGGTTATTGGAGTTCACCCGCTGGCCCAACAGGCGAAAATCCCCATGCTTGTCGGAGCCACTTCACCCTCATTCAGGTACACCAAGATTCCCAACGATTTCCTTTTCCGCTTGAGAGCGGACGACGAAGTGAAGGTCGTTCAGCTTGTCAAATACGCCGTTGAGGTTCTAGGTATCAAAAAGCCCGGTGTAATTTATGGCTCGACGGATTACTGTCTCGCGGCTCTGGAAGTGGCGAAGGCGGAGTTCCCCAAGTACGGAGTGGAGATTGTTGCGATGGAACAGATAAAAGAGGGCGACAAAGACGCCACAGGCCAGCTTCTTAAACTTAAGAACGCCGGCTTCGACGGTCTTATAGGTCTTACCCACGAATCGGAGGCCGCCGTAACGGTCAATCAATTGAGACAACTTCAGATCGATGTGCCTATCATAGGTTTCTCGGCATGGGGAGTTCCAGCCTTCACAGACCTCGCTCCAGAAGCTGCTATCGGTGTTTATTCTGTCCAGGGTTTCAATCCCGTCGATCCAGATCCGGCAGTTGTCGCTTTTGTTGAGGCTTACAAGGCGAGATGGGACGGTAAAGAACCGAGCGATCCCGCACAGGCTTATTACGATGGGATGTACCTCCTGGCCGAAGCGATCAAGAATGTTGGAACAGATGGCACAAAGATCGCTCAGTACCTGGCGACAAAGGCGAATATATTCGGTGTCCAGGGTGAATTGAAGTGTGATGAGCATCACAACTTCACCAACGTTTGTTTGATCTCCCAGTTCGACGGAAAAGACTGGAGGATAATCAACAAGATGTTCTAG